A window of the Cellvibrio sp. pealriver genome harbors these coding sequences:
- a CDS encoding glycoside hydrolase family 5 protein produces MKIKIMGAVKVMGALIVSCIISLLSACGSSGGGSGGGSNTASSLVGSVSGQSSVAASSLESSSSSPATSSSSASSPSGASLYPSYNTNPIAPDMTGMESNATELASKFKLGVNIGNTMEAYGCAPASETCWGNPMVSEAYIKLMKDSGVDAVRIPVSWDQYANQQTAEISAAWLARVKQVVQWSVDNGLYVIVNIHWDGGWLERQFSEPLARENKGPVTDELRAKVDAKQKAYWEQIATTLRDFDERVMFASANEPDAETAQDIADLDRYHQTFVDAVRATGGKNAYRVLVIQAPKTNIDKAATEWNNLPSDTVTGRQMVEVHFYPFNFTIMDKDESWGKMAYYWGRDYHSTTDPERNATWGEEDYVDAQFASMKAKFADRGIPVVLGEFTAIYRSQLTGDDLTLHRASRAYFHQYVTQKALENGMLPFIWEIGASPGWLFDRRTPAVGDQQVMDALLRGVGKIN; encoded by the coding sequence ATGAAAATAAAAATAATGGGTGCAGTAAAAGTAATGGGTGCATTAATAGTATCGTGCATCATCTCATTGCTTTCTGCCTGCGGCAGCTCCGGGGGCGGCTCGGGTGGTGGTTCGAATACTGCCTCATCATTGGTGGGGTCGGTATCCGGGCAATCGAGTGTGGCGGCTTCCAGCCTTGAGAGTTCTTCATCCAGCCCTGCAACGTCCTCCAGTTCAGCCAGCTCCCCAAGCGGTGCCTCGCTTTATCCAAGCTACAACACCAATCCCATCGCACCTGATATGACTGGCATGGAAAGCAATGCGACCGAGTTGGCCAGCAAATTTAAATTGGGCGTGAACATCGGCAACACCATGGAGGCTTATGGTTGCGCGCCGGCCTCGGAAACCTGTTGGGGCAATCCAATGGTGTCTGAGGCGTACATAAAATTAATGAAAGACAGTGGCGTGGACGCAGTGCGTATACCCGTCTCCTGGGATCAGTACGCCAATCAGCAAACTGCCGAAATCAGTGCCGCTTGGCTCGCTCGCGTAAAACAAGTCGTGCAGTGGTCAGTCGATAACGGCCTTTATGTCATCGTCAATATCCATTGGGATGGCGGTTGGTTGGAGCGGCAATTTTCCGAGCCCTTGGCCAGAGAAAACAAAGGCCCTGTAACCGACGAATTAAGAGCGAAAGTTGATGCCAAGCAAAAAGCCTACTGGGAACAAATAGCCACAACATTGCGTGACTTTGACGAGCGTGTGATGTTTGCCAGCGCCAACGAGCCGGATGCTGAAACCGCACAAGATATTGCTGACCTTGATAGATACCACCAAACCTTTGTAGATGCTGTCCGTGCAACCGGTGGGAAAAATGCCTATCGCGTACTCGTGATACAAGCACCCAAAACAAACATCGATAAAGCGGCCACTGAGTGGAATAACCTGCCGTCCGACACTGTCACTGGTCGCCAAATGGTGGAAGTTCATTTCTATCCATTTAATTTTACGATTATGGATAAAGACGAGTCTTGGGGAAAAATGGCTTATTACTGGGGCAGGGATTATCACTCAACGACCGATCCAGAGCGCAACGCAACCTGGGGTGAAGAAGATTATGTGGATGCGCAGTTTGCCTCGATGAAAGCAAAGTTTGCGGATCGCGGAATCCCCGTCGTTTTAGGCGAGTTTACAGCGATTTATCGTTCTCAACTCACGGGTGACGATCTCACCCTGCATCGCGCATCGCGCGCTTATTTTCATCAATATGTCACCCAAAAAGCGCTGGAAAATGGAATGCTTCCGTTTATATGGGAAATTGGAGCTAGTCCAGGTTGGTTGTTTGACCGCCGAACTCCGGCAGTAGGTGACCAACAAGTAATGGATGCTCTCTTGCGTGGCGTTGGAAAAATCAATTGA